A genomic segment from Ciconia boyciana chromosome 5, ASM3463844v1, whole genome shotgun sequence encodes:
- the AGA gene encoding N(4)-(beta-N-acetylglucosaminyl)-L-asparaginase has translation MAAAGRGGGWRRVLVAPFVFVVLQLAGAASAAALPVVINTWAFRRAAETAWRVLQLGGSELDAIERGCGQCEIDQCDGSVGYGGSPDESGETTLDAMIMDGNTMEVGAVADLRHVKNAIGVARKVIEYTKHTLLVGESASLFAVRMGFPYEDLTTQKSLSVYSKWLNQSCQPNYWKNVVPDSSKSCGPYKRPEKVTCKEEQTVSQRSVHNHDTIGMVVIGGSGAVASGTSTNGAVHKIPGRVGDSPIAGAGSYADSTAGGAAATGDGDIMMRFLPSYQAVEYMRMGTDPTVACQKVISRIQKYAPKFFGAVICANTTGSYGAACNKIPGFSQFHFMVSSPLLSQPTEQVVDCI, from the exons atggcggcggcgggacgCGGAGGGGGCTGGCGGCGGGTGCTGGTCGCGCCTTTCGTGTTCGTCGTGCTGCAGCTGGCGGGCGCCGCCTCAGCCGCTGCCCTGCCTGTGGTCATCAACACCTGGGCATTTAGGAGGGCCGCAGAGACAG CTTGGAGAGTATTACAGTTGGGAGGTTCTGAGCTGGATGCGATTGAGAGAGGCTGTGGTCAGTGTGAGATTGACCAATGCGATGGGAGTGTGGGATATGGAGGAAGCCCAGATGAAAGTGGAGAAACAACACTGGATGCAATGATTATGGATGG CAACACTATGGAAGTTGGGGCAGTTGCAGATCTCAGACATGTAAAAAATGCCATTGGTGTAGCGCGAAAGGTCATTGAATACACTAAACATACGTTATTAGTGGGAGAGTCag CCTCCTTGTTCGCTGTAAGAATGGGGTTTCCATATGAAGATTTAACTACCCAAAAATCTCTTTCGGTGTATTCGAAGTGGCTTAATCAAAGCTGTCAGCCAAACTACTGGAAG aatgTGGTACCAGACTCTTCAAAATCCTGTGGACCATACAAACGGCCTGAAAAAGTAACTTGTAAAGAAGAACAGACCGTCTCACAAAGAAGTGTTCATAATCATGATACTATTG GTATGGTTGTAATCGGTGGGAGTGGAGCTGTTGCTTCTGGGACATCTACTAATGGTGCAGTCCACAAAATTCCAGG CCGTGTAGGAGATTCTCCAATAGCTGGAGCAGGATCCTATGCAGATAGTACAGCCGGAGGAGCTGCAGCTACTGGGGATGGTGACATCATGATGCGCTTCTTACCCAG ttatcAAGCTGTGGAGTATATGAGGATGGGAACAGATCCAACAGTAGCCTGTCAGAAAGTTATTTCCAGAATCCAGAAGTATGCTCCAAAGTTCTTTGGTGCTGTTATATGTGCAAATACAACTGGAAGCTATG